The Candidatus Polarisedimenticolaceae bacterium genome includes the window CCCTCGGAGGCCCGCCATGACGACCCCGCCCGACCCCACGTTCGACTACGCGTCTCTCGTCGACTACCAGGAGAAAGCCGTCGTCAGCCGGACGTTGCTCAAACGCGGCGGGGGGACGATCACCCTCTTCGCCTTCGACGCGGGACAGGAGCTCAGCGAGCACGCCGCCCCCTTCGACGCGCTGGTCCACGTCCTGGAGGGGGTCGGGGAGCTGACCGTGTTCGGCGCGCCCCGACGCCTGGAGGCGGGGCGCGCCGTGTTGATGCCGGCCGGCGCTCCACACGCCGTCCGTGCCGTCGAGCGGTTCAAGATGGCGCTGACGCTGCTGAGGCCCTAGGTCCGGCCCATCCTCCGGTAGGCGACGTACCCCGCCCCGATGAAGGCGAGCTCCGCCACCGCGACGAGCACCATCCAGTTGACGACCGACGAGCTGCCGAAGCCGTACGAGTGCAGGCCCGCCGCCAGGACGAAGTTCACGCCGAGGTAGGTCATCAGGATCGTCTGGAAGGCGACGACGCTGATCGCGGCCACGCTGAACGGTCCGATCCACTTGTCCCAGCGCGCGTGCAGGATCGCGATGTACGCCAGCCACGCGACGAGGGACCAGACCTCCTTCGGGTCCCAGCCCCAGTAACGGCCCCACGACGACGCGGCCCAGATCGATCCGGTCAGGATGCCGGCGATCAGGAGGATCGTGCCGACCATCGTGTACCAGTACAGGAGCTCGCTCATCTTGTCGACGAGATCCTGGCGCTTGCGGAAGATCGTGAAGCCGATCTGCATGTGCGCGATCACGACGCCCAGTGCGAGCACCGCGTAGCTGACCATGATGATGGGCACGTGGATGGCGAGCCAGGGCGTCCCCGAGAGCACCGGTGCCGCCGGGTGGATGAAGCGATCCATCGGGAGCTGGTCGGTGAGGACCATGGTCAGCGCCGCCATGACGTTCGCGTTCAGCACGACCATCCGATTACGCATCACCGCGAACGCGACGACCGCGAACAGGCCGACCCCCCAGGCGAGGAACAGCAGCGACTCGTACATGTTCGTCGCGGGGATGCGGCCGGCGACCTGCCAGCGCAGCGCGATGCCCCAGGTCATCAGCGCGAATCCCGCGACGAGACCGAGGAAGGCCAACGCGTCCAGCCAGCGTTTCGGGGAGTTCCAGGCGACGAGCGAGAGCACGAGGGCGACGCAGAGGACCCACCAGGACAGACGCGCGGGACGGGCGGAGTTGTAGAGGAGCTCCTTCTCGATCGCCTCGACCGGAGGCCACGCGGCGGGACGGGCGTCCTTGAGCAGATACGCGAGCTCCGCCGCGCCGTGTGCGTGCGCGGGCTCCCAGTGGTCCTGCGGATTCGCGGCGGGCACCGGGAAGATCGCCGCGCCGTCCAGGAAGCCCTTGAGGGTCACGAGGCGGTTCTCGAGCTTCTCCGCTTCCTTGCCGAGCCCGTGTCTGGGCTTGTCCGCCTGCTCGTCGGCGTGGGCCTGCTGCATCAGCTGCATGATCGGCCGGTTCTGCACGCACTGCATGAACGAGACGTGCGACGCCCCGGCGAGCCCGCCCGCCGCGGCGAGGTCGGACGAGATCTTCACGACCGGCGCGTTCGCCGCGGTGTTCGGGTCGAAGGTCCACCCCAGCACGGTCGCGACCGGGTCCTGTCCCTGCCAGGTCCGGGAGCCGGTCACGGTCCACACCGCTTCGCGGGCGAGGGTGTCGAGCGGCATCACGCGGCCGTCGTGCTGCACGGGCAGGGTCTTCAGGATCTCGGGCTTCGCGCCCTCGGGCCAGGCGGGCGCGGGCGCCGCCGAGGCGAGCGTCGCGGATCCGCCGAGCGCGAGGAGGACGGTCCCGATCTTCCCGACCATCGTCGACGTCGGGCCGCGCCGCGCGAACGGGCCGGTCTGGGTCTTCGCCTGCTGGATCCGCGTCCCGAGAACGACGCACATCCCGAGGACGAGCAGGCCGTACCCCACGAACACGATGTTCTGTCCGGGGTCCTTCGAAACCGAGAGGATCGTCGCCTCGCGACCGTCCTCCTGCCGGTAACTCGACTGGAAGAAGCTCCACCCGCCGTAGTGCAGCGGGTGGTTCATGTAGATCTGCGCCGGGACGGCGGCCGCGCCGTCGAGGATCTGGACGGTGCTGCGGAACTGGGCCGGCCGCATGGTCCCCTGGTAGTAGTCGATCCGAAAGTCGTCGAGCTTCACCTTGAAGGGGAGCTCGTACGGGATCTCCGGCGCCTTCTCCGACGCCTGCGTGATGACGGTGCCGGAGGTCTGCCCTTCCCACAGCGGCAGGTGCCCCTCGATCTTGGCGAAGTAGGAGACGCAGGATCCGGCGAAGATCAGCAGCAGCGAGCCGTGGGTCATCAGGAAACCGATGCGCTTGCTCCCCCACGGGTAGTGGATGGCGATCGACGCCAGGACGTTGACCGCGAAGATCGCCTGGAGCGCGAGGAACCATCCGGCGTAGTAGACCGTCTCGCCGGCGTATTCCCGTCCCTTCGCCGACTCCACGATCGTGCCCGCGGCCAGGCCGATCAGGAGGAGGACGAGCAGGACGACCGCGACCTTGAGCGAGGCGAACTGCAGGAGCAGCTTCTTCATCCGGGACCTCCGACCGGACCGGGGATTCCCGGGCCGGAACGTGATCTCTTCGGCAAAAGCCGCGCCACGCGCGAAAGCCCGTGAATCGGCTCCCGTGGCCTCCCGGGACACCTTCCGAGCGCAGGGTTTGCGCGGGGCCGACGGGGCCGGCGCAGACACGGGGCCGTCCCTGCGCAATCCCTTCCGCGCCCGCGCTCGGAACGACCGGATGGACACCCCGTGTCGCTCCCCCCCCACCCAGGTGGCGCGCCGCGCGCCCGCTCCCCCCCGCACCGGTTACGTCCTGGGAATCCGACGGACAATCAGGGTCACCCCCGAGTCGTCGCTCCACGCAACTCGATGAAAGCAATGGATTTACGTGCCGACGCTCCGGGCCGCGGGGAGCGGGGCGATGCCCGGAACGGGGATTGCTGTAGGGCCGTGGGACAACGCGCGACCTTTGCCCGGAGGTGGGCCGTGAATCGTGACCATCAGGCAGCGACGCGAGACCCGAGGCAGGCCGGCTTCACCCTCGTCGAGATCCTCGTGGTCCTCGTCGTGATCAGCATCCTCGCGGGGGTGGCGATCCAGACCGCGCTCTTCGCGTTCGACGTGGCCCGCCTTGGCCGCTCGGTCGCGAACATGCGCCAGATCTCGAGCGCGGTGATGCAGTACGAGTCGAGCACGAGCCTGCTCCCCAACACGGGCGGTGCCACGGTGCCGGTGTCGAGCCTCATCGCGGCGCTCGGGACGCAGGGCGGACGGATCGATCCGCGCGACGGGTGGTCGAACAACCTCTATTACGAACCGGTGGCCGTTGCCGGCGCCCCGACGTTCCGGGTGTGGTGCTACGGGAAGGACGGGACGCCCGACGGCGCGATCACCGGCTCGTGGCTCGACTTCAACACCGACGTCGTCGTCGAAGGCGGCACGTTCATCCAGAGCAAGTGGTGAGAGGGGGCCCTCCGTGGCGGACGCAGCCCTGAGCCGATACTGGACGTTGCTGGGCCTCGAGCCCGGCACGAGCCTCGAGCAGCTCGAGACGCACTACTACCTCCTCGTGGAGAAGGCCCCGAAGAACCCGACCGAGGAGGACCAGAAGCGACTCCACGAGATGCACCACGCGTACGGAGTGCTGCGTCGCGCGCTCGCCGCGCGCGCGAGCGCGGGGGCGCTCGCCCGGGTGAACGCGTTCGTCCGCCGGCGCATCGCCGTCGTGGCGACGCTCGCCGTCGGCGGCTGCATCGCGCTCGTCGCCCTGAACTGGAACTCGATCCAGGTCGCCACCCGGCAGTACGACAGCGGGGACGTCGTCCGCATCCGCGGCAGCGCGGAGTCGTTCGGGACGATCGAGTCGTTCAGCGAGCAGCACCGCTTCGAGAACGGCAAGAGCGCACCCGCGTACCGCATCCGCCGGGCGACGACGAACGAGACCGTCTACGTCCAGGAGCGGACCGTCGAGCTGGCGATGACCCGGTAGCTACTCGGGCTTCCACTCCGGTACGCGCCCGGGTGTCCACGGGGCTCCGGCCTTCTCCGCCGCGTCCTCGACCCGCTTCAGGTCGGTGAGAAGGAGCGCGCGCAGGCGCTCGAGGACCGGGGCGAACTGCCCCGCCGCGATCTCGTAGTTCCTCCGGTGCGTCGCCGTCGTGTCCGACGTGGCGTACCAGTGGCCGTACACCACCTGCTGGACGCGGTCGGCGATCGACGGGGCGGTGGGCTCGTTGCGCCGGGCCACCGTGTCGTCGCCGGTGAGCTCGACGCGCAGGTCCTTCAGGCGCGCCTCGATCGCGCGAACCTCGTCCGCGAGTTTCGGGTCGGCGGCGGGAGTGTCGGCGATCGCCTTCTTCAGGTGGTCGATCCGGCCCTGCGCCTCGCCGGCGGAGCGGATCGCCCCCATCACCGCGCGCTGCAGCCGGCCGGTGCGCTTCTGGAACGCCAGCAGCGCCTCGCGGTCGGGTGCCGGCAACGAAGCCTCGCCCAGCGGCGCGGTCCGGAACTCCCTCGGCTCGGAGAGCGGCGTCACGACGCCGCCCACGCGCTTGGCCAGCGTCACGGCGTAGGTCCCGGGCGCGGCGAGCGGCCCCGCCGGCTTCGGCGAGAAGGGGTCGTCGTCGGGAGGCGTGAGGCGGGTCGGCTCGAAGGCGGGGTAGCGCAGGTCCCACGCGACGCGCTGGAATCCGGCCTTCGGTGGGCCCTCGATCCGTCGCACGACCTGGCCGTCCTCGTCGGTCACGGTCAGCACGATCGTCGGCGGCTCCTCGCGGTCCTCCTTCCGGAGGTCGTCCCACGACGGGTAGAAGACGTCTTCGCCCTTCTTCGCCTTGGCCTTGTCCGCCTCCTGCCGTTGCTCGCGCAGGGACTTGTACCCGTCCCGAAGGTAATAGGTGAACACCGCGCCGAAGGGCGGGTTGGGGGCGGTGTAGTAGGCGTCCCCGAACGAGGCCTTGTCCTCGCCGCCGAACGGGGTCGAGGGCACGAACATCCACGCGTCCTTCACCGGGTACAGGCGCGCCTCGGTCGACGTGAGCGACGCCTCGCTCGCCTCGCGCAACGGCGAGAGGTCGTCGAGGACGTAGAACCCGCGCCCGAAGGTCGCCACGACGAGATCGCCTTCGCGCTCCTGGATCGCGAGATCGCGCGCCTGCTGCGTCGGGATGCCGCCCTTGAGCTGGACCCAGCTCGAGCCGCCGTCGACCGTGAAGAACACGCCGAACTCGGTGCCGACGAACACGAGGCCCCGCTTCGCGGGATCCTCGACGATCGCGTAGACGGTGCCGCGCACCGGGAGGTTCCCCGCGACCGAGGTCCAGCTCTTCCCGAGATCGGCGCTGCGAAGCACGTACGGCTTGTAGTCGCCCATCTTGTGGTTGTCGAAGGTCGCCCAGAGGACGTCGGCGTCGTGCCGCGACCACAGGACGCGCGAGACGTAGCTGCGCTCCGGCACGCCGGGGAACGACGCGATCTTGGTCCAGTTCTTCCCCCCGTCGTCGGAGACGTGGATCAGCCCGTCGTCGCTTCCGACCGCGAGCCTGCCTTCCTTCTTCGGGCTCTCGGAGAGGGCGACGAGGTTCCCGTAGAACGACGTCGAGTTGTTCTTCGCGACCGTATCGACACCCCAGACGCGCCCCATCACCTTGAGCTTGTTCCGATCGATCTGCCCGGTGAGGTCGGGGCTCACCGGCGTCCACGAGTTCCCCCGATCGTCGCTGCGGAACAGGCGCTGCGCCGCGAAGTACAGGCGGGTCGGCGAGTGCGGGCTGAGGACCAGCGGGGAGTCCCAGTTCCAGCGCAGCGGCGCCTCGCCGGGTCCCGGCTGGGGCTGGATGTCGACGGTCTCGCCGGTCCTGCGGTCGTATCGCACGAGGTTCCCGTGTTGCCACTGCGAGTACACGATGTCGGGATTCGTCGGATCGATCGCGGCCTGAAAGCCGTCGCCGCCCACGGTGATGAACCAGTCGGAGTTGACGATCCCGTGCGCGGTGCGCGTGCGCACCGGGCCGCCGACCGTGTTGTTGTCCTGCGTGCCGCCGTAGACGTGGTAGAACGGTTTCGCGTCGTCGACCGCGACCTTGTAGAACTGCGCGAGCGGCAGGTTCGCGATCCAGTTCCACGTCGCCCCGCGGTCCCGGGTCCAGTACACGCCGCCGTCGCACCCGGCGATCATGTGATCGACGTCCTTAGGATCGATCCAGAGCGCGTGGTTGTCGACGTGCTTGAACCTCTCCCCCACCTTCACGAACGTCTTCCCGCCGTCCTCGGTGACGTGCATCCACGTATCCATCGAGTAGACGCGCCCCTCGAACTTCGGGTCGGCGACGATCTCGTTGTAGTACTGCGGGCTCGTCGCGACGTAGTCGGATCGTTTCTCCCAGGTCCAGCCTCCGTCGAGGGAGCGGTAGAACCCCGAGCCCTTCTCCGCGGCCTCGACGATCGCGTACACCGTGTCGGGGTTGACGGGGGAGAACGCGAGGCCGATGCGCCCCACGTCGCCGGAGGGCATGCCGCTCTCGATCTTCTTCCAGTTCTCTCCGCCGTCGGTCGTCTTGTAGATCGCCGACTCCGGGCCGCCGTTGATCAGGGTCCACACGTGGCGGCGGCGCTGGTAGGCGGCCGCGAGCATCACGTCGGGGTTGCGCGGATCCATCACGACGTCGGTGACGCCGGTCTTGTCGGAGATCTCGAGCGAGCGCTCCCAGGTCTTCCCCCCGTCCACGGACCTGTAGAGCCCGCGATCGCCGCCGTCGTTCCACAGCGGCCCCTGCGCGGCGACCCAGACGACCTCCGAATCCCGCGGATCGACGAGGATCTTCCCCACGTGCTCGGAGTTCTTGAGCCCGACGTGTTCCCAGGACTTCCCGCCGTCCACCGACTTGTACACGCCGTCGCCGTACGCGACGGAGCGCTGGGAGTTGTTCTCCCCCGTCCCGATCCACACGACGTGCGGGTTGTTCGGGTCCAGGGTCACGCAGCCGATCGAATAGGAGCCCTGGGTCTCGAAGATCGGCGACCAGGTCGTGCCGTAGTTCGTCGTCTTCCAGACGTTTCCGGAGGCCGCCGTCACGTACCACGTCCCGTGGTCCCGCGGGTCGACCGCGATGTCCGAGACCCGTCCGGAGATCATGGCGGGCCCGATGCCGCGGAAGGCGAGTCCGGAGAAGGTGTCCGCCCCCATCTTCGGCTTGGGCTTCTCCTCTTCGGGCTTCGCCGGCGTCTTGGCCGCGAGGGCGGGGAGGGCGCAGAACAGGAGCAGCGTGGCCAGGACCGGACGGCGTCGGAACATCGTGACCCCCGTGAGCGTCTGGGACGAAGGGCGGATTCTAACCGAGCCCCTCGAGGATTCTCGCGGCCAGCCTGAAGATCGTGTGCGGCGACGACCCCTCCGCCTTGTTGTTCGCGATCACGAAGAGACTCCGGTTGCGCGTCAACGCCTCCACCGCGGCGGTCGCGACGGCGGCTCGGCCGTCCGGGTCGTCGTCGACGATGCGATCGAAGGGCGCGTACCGTTCGCGCGCCTGCTCGTAGTTCATCCCGGAGTGCAGCATCCAGCGGATCACGAGCGGACCCTCCTGCGGATCGGACCACGACCGCTGGGTTCCGATCGGGGGAACGCGCGGGTGAATCGAGAGACAGTGCGTTGCGCCGCCCGCTTTCAGCGCCCCCGCGTAGTCGGGAACGAACAGCTTCCCGTCGCGCAGCTCGACGGCGTAGGGGACGCCGCGCGGGAGGGCCTGGAGGAACCGCGCGAGCCGCTCGGCGAACTGCTCGGGTCTCGCGGTGAGGGCGGCGCCGAGCGGGGGAAACTGGAAAAGGAGCGCGCCTCCCTTTCCGGCGAGCCCCTCGACGAAGGGTCGCACCGAGAACTCCTCGGCCCAAGCGGCGTCGAGGAAGAGCTCGTTCGGACCCTGCGGGGCCCCGCCCTCGCCGAAAAGAACGGGGGACGTCGTGAGGGACGGGGCCTTCACGACGAAGCGGAAATCCCCGGGGACCTGCGCCGCGTAACCGCGAAGGACCTCCGCGGTCACCGGGGCGTAGAAGGTCCGGTCGACGCCGACGGTCCGCAGGAGCGGGTGCTTCGCATAGGCCTCGAGCCCACGGCGGGAGAGCTCGGTCGCCGTCGTGGCGACGTCGTAGACGATGCCCTTCCAGCCCGGAAACGACCACGACGACGTGCCCAGGCGAAGGGCCTCGGGGAGCCTGGATGCGATCGCGACGAGCGCGTCGGCGACGGGGGCCGGTCCGACGCCCTCGCTGCGGCGCCGCTTCGCCGGCGCGGGATCCTCCGAATCGCCGAAGAGTCCGCGCTGCGGACGTTTCACCGCGAGGCCTCCCGGATCCACGCGAGCACGCGCGGTCCGTCGGAATCGGGAGGGAAGACCGGGTAGAAGACGTGCTCGATGCGACCGTCGCGCACGATCATCGAGAGGCGCCGGAGCAGGGTCCACTCGCCGTACACGAACGTCGGGAGGGCGAGCGCGCGGGTCAGCTCGAGCGCCGCGTCGCTGAGGATCGGGTACGGCAGGTGCAACCGCTCCGCCATCTCGCGCTGGTACGCGGTGTCCTGCGTGCTCAGCCCGAAGACCCCGGCGCCGAGGGCCCGCAACGCCGCGTGATGGTCGCGGAACGAGCAGTTCTGCGGCGTGCACCCGCGGGCTCCCGGGATCTCGTCCCATCCCGGAGGCGAATCCCGGTCGGGTACGCCCGTGCGCGGGTACGCGTAGAGGACGGTGCGTCCGGGACCGAGACGGTCGAGCCGGACCCTGCTCCCGTCGGTCGCCGGAAGCTCGACCGCGGGCATCGAGGCGCCGACGAGATGGCGCGCCGCGCCGTCGTCCTCCGGCACCGGGAGGCCCGCGGGAACCGAATACAGGTCGTCCGAGCGCATCCGGTCGAGTCTGCCACGAAGCGCTAGGGCTGCAGCTCCGAGGTGATCGTCGCGCCGTTCATCTGGGGAGAGACCGTCGCGACCTTCACGACCTTGCGGCCTTCCTTTGCGATCCACGCCGTCGCCTTCTCGGCGTCGTCCACCGTCGTCATCTCGAGCTTGAAGCAGTCGAACGTGCCCGCGGGCACCGTCACGCCCTCGCTTCCGACCACCGCAAGATTCCGGATCTTCACCTTCTGGCCCTGGAGGTCGAAGTTCCGGAAGCTCGTCTTGTACCCCTCGGCAAGGGGGAGCGCCGCGATCGCCTGGAACGCTCCGGCGCCGTCCGCGAACAGCGCCCCCCCGAGATCCGCCGAGAGAGGCTGCGGCTGCTCGCCCATCTTCAACTCGCCGGTGGCCTTGCCGTCCTTGACGTCGAGGCGCACCGAAAGCGGTCCCTGCGCGATCGTCCGCGAGCGCATGGTGAGGGTCTCGGGGTCGAGCACGACCGTGTCGGTCGCCTCGCCCATCGGAGACTTCACCCGGTCCACGACGACGATGTCCGCGCCCTCCCGCTTGACCTCCGTCGTCGTGGCGAGCTTCATCGACTGTCCGGCCATCTCGAGCGAGACGCCGTAGCTCCACGCGCCGGTCGCGATCGGCCCCGCCGGCTTCGGCGCGGAGACCGCGCCCGTGTCCACGGGCTTGGCGAGGACGACCGACTTCGGATCGACCGTGATCTCCTTGAGCCGGGCGGCGACCTCGGGGGTCGCCGACTCCTGGAAGCGGCCGCCGAGGTGCTTCGCGAGGAACTTCTCCGCGGAGGCGAGCATCGCCATGTTGTTGACGGGGCGCGCGAAGCCGTGCCCCTCGTCGGGCGCGACGAGGTACTCGACGGGGAAGCCGCGGTCGCGCAGGGCGATCACGATCTGGTCGGCCTCCGCGCGCTTGACGCGGGGATCGTTCGCCCCCTGCACGATCAGAAGCGGCGTCTTGATCTTGTCCGCGCTCGTGAGCGGCGACTGCCGGAGGAGCTGCGCCTTTCCTTCGGGGGTCCGGGGATCGCCCATGCGCGTGTAGAAGATCGTGCGGATCGCCTCCCAGTACGGCGGGATCGAGTCGAGCAGCGTGATGAGGTTCGACGGCGCGACGATCGGCACCGCCGCGGCGTAGAGGTCGGGGGTGAAGGTCACCCCGGCGAGCGAGGCGTAGCCGCCGTAGGAGCCACCCATGATCCCGACCCGCTTCGGGTCGACGATCCCCTCGGCGACGAGATGTTTCACCCCCCAGGTGATGTCGTCCTGCATCTTCTGGCCCCACTCGTTGTTTCCCGCGTTCAGGAACTTCTTCCCGTAACCGGTCGAGCTCCGGAAGTTCGGCTGCAGGACGGCGTAGCCGCGATTGGCGAGGAACTGGGCGTAGGCGTCGTACCCCCAGGTGTCGCGGGCCCACGGGCCGCCGTGCGGGAAGACGACGAGCGGGAGTCCCTTCGCGGGGACCCCCTTCGGAAGGGTGAGATAGGCGGGAATCTCGAGCCCGTCGGACGACGGGTACCGCAGGGACTTCATCGGGGCGAGTGCCGTGCGCGGGAGCTTCTCGCGCACGCGGTACTGGAGGGTCAGCTTGTTCCGGTCCCGGTCGAAGAGGTAGGTGGCGCCGGGCTCGGTGTCGCTTCCCGCGCTCACGATCCACTTCCGCTCGTCCGTCGTCGAGGCGCCGAAGCCGATCTCCGCGTCGCCGAGCTTCCGGCGCAGGAAGTCGTAGTCCTTCTTGAACGCCTCGTCACGCCAGTAGACCCGCGTGCGATCGTCGACGTACGCCGTGCCGACGAGCTCGTTGCTCACCTCCGAGAAGATCGGCGCCTCGAGGTCGACGCGCCCGAGCGGGTCGGAGTCGACCGCGGTCTCGGCGCCGGTCGCGGGATCGAACAGGATCAGCCGGATCAGGTCCGAGTCCTTGTTGGTCACGAAGTAGACGCGCGCGCCGTCCTTGTGGAAACGGAAGGGGCCGCAGGTGTCGGTGACGCCGCAGGTGTAGGCGGTCTTCATCGCGTCGCCGTCGACTCGGAGGACCTCGGTGTCCCCCTTGTCGGTGGTGCGGGTCGCGAGGCGGAGCTGGTCGTTCTCGTCGAAGGTCCAGCCCGCGACCCGGTCGAGGTTCTTGCGGACGAGCGTGCGTTCGCCGGTCGAGATCTTCAGGCGGTAGAGGTCGTGCCACGCGGGATCGCGGTCGTTGAGGCCGACGAACATCAGGTCCGCGTCCTTCTTCGAGACGCGGTAGATCAGCGCGCGGACCCCCTTCGCGTCGGTCAGGTTGCGCGCCGCCGGGACCTTCGCCCCCGCCGCGGGGGATGCCGACGGATCGACGGCGAAGACGTTGTAGTTCTCGTCCCCCCCCTGGTCCTGGACGAACAGGACGAACTTCCCGTCCCGCGACCAGAAGTAGGCGGGGATGGGCCGCTTCGTGTCCGCGGTGATCGGCTTCGCCTTCTCGAAGGGCTCGTCGGTCGTCTTCACCCAGACGTTCCGCGTGCCGTCCAGCGGCTTGATGAAGGCGATGTACCGCCCGTCGGGGGAGATCTGCGCCCCCGAGATCTCCGGGTCGCCGAAGATCAGCTCCCGGTCGAGGATCGGCGGAAGCGCGGCGGAAGCGACGCCGGCGAGGAAGGCGACGACGAGCGCGGCGAGCACGAGCCGCGGGATTCGAGTGCGCATGGAAACCCCCTTGCCCTTCGGAGTGGCGAGTCGGAGAGAGTAGTACGGCCGCTGGGGCGCCGCGTTTCACCCATTCGCCGCGTCCGGGCTCCGGCGGCTGGACGCCGATGGTACGGTTCATTCCCCCGAGGAGAAGATCATGCTTCGACCCCTTCTCGTCGCCGCCCTCTCCGTCCTTCCCGTCGTCGCCGCGGAGACCTCCCCCACCGCCGTCGAGATCGCGTCGTTGCGGTCGCTCGGCGCCCTCGCCCTCTCCCCGGACGGCAAGCTCGTCGCCTACACGCTGACCTCGCCGAAGTTCGATCCGGAGGCGAAACCCAAGGACGATTCAGACACGTCCGGCGGGTGGTCGAAGTCCACGCAACTGTTCCTCGCGCCGGCGACGGGAGGGCGCCCCCGGGCGATGACCGCGGAGGGATCCGACGTCTCCTCGCCGGAGTTCACGCCGAACGGTCGTTCGCTCGCGTTCCTGCGCAAAGTCGACGGGAAGTCCAAGCTGCACGTCCTCCCGGTGGACTTCGGCGAAGCGGCGGCGATCGACACCGGCAAGCTCGAGCCCGCGTCGTTCGCCTTCTCCCCCGACGGATCGAAGGTCGCCTTCCTCGCCGAGAGGCC containing:
- a CDS encoding cupin domain-containing protein — its product is MTTPPDPTFDYASLVDYQEKAVVSRTLLKRGGGTITLFAFDAGQELSEHAAPFDALVHVLEGVGELTVFGAPRRLEAGRAVLMPAGAPHAVRAVERFKMALTLLRP
- the ccsA gene encoding cytochrome c biogenesis protein CcsA, which codes for MKKLLLQFASLKVAVVLLVLLLIGLAAGTIVESAKGREYAGETVYYAGWFLALQAIFAVNVLASIAIHYPWGSKRIGFLMTHGSLLLIFAGSCVSYFAKIEGHLPLWEGQTSGTVITQASEKAPEIPYELPFKVKLDDFRIDYYQGTMRPAQFRSTVQILDGAAAVPAQIYMNHPLHYGGWSFFQSSYRQEDGREATILSVSKDPGQNIVFVGYGLLVLGMCVVLGTRIQQAKTQTGPFARRGPTSTMVGKIGTVLLALGGSATLASAAPAPAWPEGAKPEILKTLPVQHDGRVMPLDTLAREAVWTVTGSRTWQGQDPVATVLGWTFDPNTAANAPVVKISSDLAAAGGLAGASHVSFMQCVQNRPIMQLMQQAHADEQADKPRHGLGKEAEKLENRLVTLKGFLDGAAIFPVPAANPQDHWEPAHAHGAAELAYLLKDARPAAWPPVEAIEKELLYNSARPARLSWWVLCVALVLSLVAWNSPKRWLDALAFLGLVAGFALMTWGIALRWQVAGRIPATNMYESLLFLAWGVGLFAVVAFAVMRNRMVVLNANVMAALTMVLTDQLPMDRFIHPAAPVLSGTPWLAIHVPIIMVSYAVLALGVVIAHMQIGFTIFRKRQDLVDKMSELLYWYTMVGTILLIAGILTGSIWAASSWGRYWGWDPKEVWSLVAWLAYIAILHARWDKWIGPFSVAAISVVAFQTILMTYLGVNFVLAAGLHSYGFGSSSVVNWMVLVAVAELAFIGAGYVAYRRMGRT
- a CDS encoding prepilin-type N-terminal cleavage/methylation domain-containing protein translates to MNRDHQAATRDPRQAGFTLVEILVVLVVISILAGVAIQTALFAFDVARLGRSVANMRQISSAVMQYESSTSLLPNTGGATVPVSSLIAALGTQGGRIDPRDGWSNNLYYEPVAVAGAPTFRVWCYGKDGTPDGAITGSWLDFNTDVVVEGGTFIQSKW
- a CDS encoding DUF72 domain-containing protein is translated as MKRPQRGLFGDSEDPAPAKRRRSEGVGPAPVADALVAIASRLPEALRLGTSSWSFPGWKGIVYDVATTATELSRRGLEAYAKHPLLRTVGVDRTFYAPVTAEVLRGYAAQVPGDFRFVVKAPSLTTSPVLFGEGGAPQGPNELFLDAAWAEEFSVRPFVEGLAGKGGALLFQFPPLGAALTARPEQFAERLARFLQALPRGVPYAVELRDGKLFVPDYAGALKAGGATHCLSIHPRVPPIGTQRSWSDPQEGPLVIRWMLHSGMNYEQARERYAPFDRIVDDDPDGRAAVATAAVEALTRNRSLFVIANNKAEGSSPHTIFRLAARILEGLG
- a CDS encoding peroxiredoxin yields the protein MRSDDLYSVPAGLPVPEDDGAARHLVGASMPAVELPATDGSRVRLDRLGPGRTVLYAYPRTGVPDRDSPPGWDEIPGARGCTPQNCSFRDHHAALRALGAGVFGLSTQDTAYQREMAERLHLPYPILSDAALELTRALALPTFVYGEWTLLRRLSMIVRDGRIEHVFYPVFPPDSDGPRVLAWIREASR
- a CDS encoding alpha/beta fold hydrolase encodes the protein MRTRIPRLVLAALVVAFLAGVASAALPPILDRELIFGDPEISGAQISPDGRYIAFIKPLDGTRNVWVKTTDEPFEKAKPITADTKRPIPAYFWSRDGKFVLFVQDQGGDENYNVFAVDPSASPAAGAKVPAARNLTDAKGVRALIYRVSKKDADLMFVGLNDRDPAWHDLYRLKISTGERTLVRKNLDRVAGWTFDENDQLRLATRTTDKGDTEVLRVDGDAMKTAYTCGVTDTCGPFRFHKDGARVYFVTNKDSDLIRLILFDPATGAETAVDSDPLGRVDLEAPIFSEVSNELVGTAYVDDRTRVYWRDEAFKKDYDFLRRKLGDAEIGFGASTTDERKWIVSAGSDTEPGATYLFDRDRNKLTLQYRVREKLPRTALAPMKSLRYPSSDGLEIPAYLTLPKGVPAKGLPLVVFPHGGPWARDTWGYDAYAQFLANRGYAVLQPNFRSSTGYGKKFLNAGNNEWGQKMQDDITWGVKHLVAEGIVDPKRVGIMGGSYGGYASLAGVTFTPDLYAAAVPIVAPSNLITLLDSIPPYWEAIRTIFYTRMGDPRTPEGKAQLLRQSPLTSADKIKTPLLIVQGANDPRVKRAEADQIVIALRDRGFPVEYLVAPDEGHGFARPVNNMAMLASAEKFLAKHLGGRFQESATPEVAARLKEITVDPKSVVLAKPVDTGAVSAPKPAGPIATGAWSYGVSLEMAGQSMKLATTTEVKREGADIVVVDRVKSPMGEATDTVVLDPETLTMRSRTIAQGPLSVRLDVKDGKATGELKMGEQPQPLSADLGGALFADGAGAFQAIAALPLAEGYKTSFRNFDLQGQKVKIRNLAVVGSEGVTVPAGTFDCFKLEMTTVDDAEKATAWIAKEGRKVVKVATVSPQMNGATITSELQP